In Papaver somniferum cultivar HN1 chromosome 1, ASM357369v1, whole genome shotgun sequence, a genomic segment contains:
- the LOC113276501 gene encoding cell division control protein 48 homolog C-like — MTKRKDSNPLTSPFNLRKRIETLEKSSKHSKLGVNEIVEHLLTDFPEYTNQEEVGEFTERVQRVMKLKQKRNSGSKRGNDFDDNDIAAASPIPANKKDKKKRRMKEKHCPSGSVSSSANDNASEVENRGDSTSDSDAIYEQKVRPETDLMRDMLRFNQGGGYRPRGENSEKKNLEIEVDTESKKKTQMMGVGPSKGETTTGKGNSSRGSKGVVGDIEAKNDDDKVVKDGPMFKDIGGIKGILDELINEILVPLCHPELPQRLGVKPLSGILLHGPPGCGKTKLAHAIANETGISFYKISATEVVSGVSGASEENIRDLFSKAYRTAPSIVFIDEIDAIASKRENLQREMEKRIVTQLLTCMDESYEVLGKTDADSGSTTSGKKPGYVLVIGATNRPDAVDPALRRPGRFDREFALGVPDEKARAEILSLLSRNLRLEMGCNFDLAKIARATPGFVGADLSALVNKAGNLAMKRIIDSRKPINEETNVQWWRQSWEAGDMEGLSISMGDFEDAVKMIQPSSRREGFSAIPNVKWEDVGGLDLLRKEFDRYIVSRIKHPEEFEEFGVDLEQGFLLYGPPGCGKTLIAKAIANEAGANFIHIKGPELLNKYVGESELAVRTIFSRARTCSPCILFFDEVDALTTKRGKDGGWVVERPLTQLLIELDGADKRRGVFVIGATNRPEVMDEAIKRPGRLGKHMYVPLPGPRERGLILKAIARNKPISEDVDLAAIGQEEAYENLSGADLAAVINEAAMIALEEKRMSGEGSFEMKKWMINKTHFDRAVEKIAPSVSDKQRRYYEKL, encoded by the exons ATGACCAAGCGTAAAGATTCCAATCCTTTAACAAGTCCTTTCAATCTTCGTAAGCGAATCGAAACACTAGAAAAATCATCGAAACATAGTAAATTAGGAGTAAATGAAATTGTTGAACATCTTCTAACTGATTTCCCCGAATACACTAATCAAGAAGAGGTTGGGGAATTTACTGAACGTGTCCAACGAGTAATGAAGTTGAAACAGAAAAGAAATTCAGGTTCTAAAAGAGGTAATGATTTTGACGACAATGATATTGCTGCCGCTTCTCCGATTCCTGCTAATaaaaaggataagaagaagaggaggatgaagGAAAAGCATTGCCCGTCAGGGTCGGTATCTTCTTCAGCAAATGATAATGCTTCGGAAGTAGAAAATCGAGGTGATTCGACATCTGACAGTGACGCAATTTATGAGCAAAAAGTAAGACCTGAAACCGATTTGATGAGAGATATGCTTAGGTTTAATCAAGGGGGTGGTTACCGTCCCAGGGGTGAGAATTCAGAAAAGAAGAATTTGGAAATCGAAGTTGATACTGAATCAAAGAAGAAGACACAAATGATGGGAGTGGGACCAAGTAAAGGTGAAACAACAACCGGGAAGGGTAATTCGAGCAGGGGTTCAAAGGGTGTTGTTGGAGATATAGAGGCAAAGAATGATGACGATAAGGTGGTGAAGGATGGGCCAATGTTTAAGGATATTGGAGGAATTAAAGGGATTCTGGATGAGTTGATCAATGAGATACTTGTTCCACTTTGCCATCCAGAATTGCCTCAGCGCTTGGGAGTTAAGCCTCTGTCTGGGATTTTGTTACATGGACCACCTGGATGTGGCAAAACCAAGCTTGCTCATGCTATTGCGAATGAAACTGGAATTTCATTTTACAAAATATCTGCTACTGAAGTGGTTTCTGGTGTCTCAG GTGCATCTGAAGAGAACATACGTGATCTGTTCTCAAAAGCATATAGGACTGCTCCTTCTATTGTATTCATTGATGAGATTGATGCTATTGCTTCTAAAAGGGAAAATCTACAGAGGGAGATGGAAAAACGAATAGTGACACAGCTATTGACTTGCATGGATGAATCATACGAAGTCCTAGGAAAAACTGATGCAGATTCTGGCTCAACAACTTCTGGAAAAAAACCTGGTTATGTTCTTGTAATTGGAGCCACAAATAGACCTGATGCTGTGGATCCTGCTCTCAGGAGGCCTGGACGATTTGATCGAGAGTTTGCTTTGGGTGTTCCTGATGAAAAAGCACGGGCTGAAATCTTATCCTTGCTGTCACGTAATCTTAGACTTGAGATGGGTTGTAAttttgatcttgcgaaaattgCTAGAGCTACACCGGGCTTTGTTGGAGCTGACTTGTCAGCATTGGTTAACAAGGCTGGTAATCTTGCGATGAAAAGAATAATTGATAGCAGGAAACCCATTAATGAAGAGACCAATGTACAGTGGTGGAGGCAATCGTGGGAAGCTGGGGATATGGAAGGGCTCAGCATTAGCATGGGTGATTTTGAG GATGCAGTAAAAATGATTCAACCATCATCAAGAAGAGAAGGATTCTCAGCTATTCCTAATGTTAAGTGGGAGGATGTTGGAGGGCTTGATCTTCTGAGAAAGGAATTTGACCGGTATATTGTTAGCCGTATAAAACACCCCGAGGAATTTGAG GAATTTGGCGTAGATTTGGAGCAAGGATTTTTGCTTTATGGACCTCCTGGTTGTGGTAAAACTCTAATTGCCAAGGCCATAGCAAATGAGGCTGGAGCAAATTTCATACACATTAAG GGACCTGAACTTCTGAACAAGTACGTGGGAGAGAGTGAGTTGGCAGTACGAACAATATTTAGTCGTGCTCGGACATGTTCTCCATGCATTCTTTTCTTTGATGAG GTGGATGCTTTGACAACAAAGCGGGGAAAAGATGGGGGATGGGTTGTTGAGCGGCCATTGACCCAG CTACTTATAGAGCTAGATGGGGCTGATAAACGACGAGGTGTGTTTGTAATTGGTGCAACAAACAG ACCCGAGGTGATGGACGAAGCTATCAAGCGACCGGGTCGGCTGGGGAAACACATGTATGTCCCTCTTCCGGGTCCCAGAGAACGTGGGTTGATTTTAAAAGCCATTGCCAGGAATAAACCCATATCTGAGGATGTAGATTTGGCTGCAATTGGGCAAGAAGAAGCTTATGAGAATCTAAGTGGAGCTGATCTTGCTGCAGTG ATTAATGAAGCTGCCATGATTGCCCTAGAAGAGAAGCGAATGTCAGGTGAGGGCAGTTTTGAAATGAAGAAATGGATGATCAACAAAACACACTTTGATCGAGCAGTGGAGAAGATTGCACCATCTGTTTCAGACAAG CAAAGAAGATACTATGAGAAACTGTAA